CAGCTAATCATTTAGTTTTTAAAGAAATGCATGTCGATTGCAATGCATATAAAGTATATGTAAATAAGGTTGAAATACCATTAACGACAAAAGAATTCGAAATGCTGCAACTACTGCTTCAACATGAAAAAAAAGTACTCACAAGAGAAAGCATCGTAGAAAAAGTTTGGGGATACGAGTACCACGGAGAAACACGGATTATCGATACACATATTAAGAACATACGAAAAAAATTAGAAATACCCTACATTAAAACAGTAAAGGGAATTGGTTATAAAATTGATGAATAGAATCTTAGAAACCTTGAAGATGAAACGAATTACCTATAAACTTTTTTTGATTACATCCCTTATTTTGATAGCCTTTGCAGGCCTGATATATTTAACTTTATACTTTTTTCTCCCTACATTTTATGAGAAGTACAAAACAGATCAGCTTCAAACAGGGATAGTAGAAATGATTGATAAATCCAAGGATCTTCCCATCCAAAATGCACTACCGCTTTTTGATGAATATGCACAAAAAAACAACGCAATGATCTACCTTCATAATAATGAAGGAATAATTATTTATGCTTCTTTTTTATCTTTCATTCAAGGGACTGTACAATCGACTCCTAATGGCATATTTGATATTTCAGAGCCCTTAAGGAATACAAATGACCTTTCCAATTCATTTGATGTTACCATGCCCATTCGTTTTCAGGATGCAAACTTAACGCTCGTAGTATCCGCAACCTATCAGCCCATTAATGAAGCTACACAGGTCTTGGCCCTTTTCCTTCCCTATATTAGTATCATTGTAGTTATTATTGGTATAGGAAGTGCTTATTTATATTCGAGGTTCATTACAAGACCACTCATTTATATTAATAGAGGGGCACAGAAAATGGCGAACTTGGATTTTTCCGAAAAAATCGAGGTTCGTTCCAATGATGAAATGGGTGAATTATCCAATAGTTTAAATGATTTGTCACTCAATCTCCAACAATCCATGCTTGATTTACAGGATGCTAATCAAAAACTAAAAAGCGATATGGAAAAGGAGCGGGAAGTAGAAAAAAAACGCAGGGATTTTTTTGCCATTGTAGCACATGAATTAAAGACTCCTCTCACTGTTATGAAAGGACACTTAGAAGGAATGATGTATAATATCGGTCCCTATAAAGACCGGGACACTTATTTACAAAAAAACTTTCAAACCGTTCAGGATATGGAACAACTGGTTCGTGAGATTATAGGTATATCCAAATTGGAACAACATACATTTAAACTGCAATTAGAAGAAGTAAATCTCGCAGAATTAATTGATACAATCACTAAAAATCTCGGGTTTTTTGCTTCTCAAAAAGACATTCAAATGATAAAACAGATTGGTTCTCACCTTTCTGTTTATACAGATCGTTTTCTGTTAGAAAAAGCTTTCAAAAACATTATTCATAATGCGATTATGTATTCACCTCATGGCGAGAAAGTATATATAGAGGCAACTCAGAATTCAAAGCTGCACCACATCCAAATTCGAGTCATCAATACAGGTGTAAAAATTAATGAGGATGATATACAGCATATTTTCAAACCATTTTATCGGATCGAAAAATCAAGAAATCGAAATACTGGTGGGAGCGGCTTAGGGTTATTTATTGTAAAGCAAATTTTTGAAGCACTTTTTATCACGTATTCTATGAATAATACTGAACAAGGTGTAGAATTTTTAGTTACCATACCATTATCCATCAAGTAAACAACAACAAAAGAGTCTGAATCTCATTTCTATAGGATGAAATGAGATTCAGACTTTTATTTAATTTCAATGAATTTACATAATCATAAACACTCATAACTAAACATGAGTGATGTTATGTATAATTAGATTAAATTTCCAAATTGTTCACATACTCGAAAAGAAACAAAGTAAACGATTAAGTAACAGAAGTACATAGCCAAAAAGATTCTATATTCAAAAATATAGAATCTTCAAGCATGTATTATTTATAACTAATATTCATTCATTGGCGATAGCATTAATGTTACCTTCTTGATTTTTCGTATGACTCTTCCTTCATTTTCACCTATCTTCTGAACCTCAATAGGGCTTTGCTGCTCTCCCAGTAGACCCATCCTCAGATTCCCCTTGATAAGGAGGGGGCATTTCTCCCTGATTTGGTCCCATTTCATCTTGATTGGGAGAGAAAAACACTTCTGGATTATCCTTGAATAAATCTTCATAATTATCTTTTTCATTCAATTCTGGATTATCCCCTAAATCCATCAAGTTTGTAATCGAACCAATTAAAATGCCAATTGTTATTAACCCAATGGAGGCTGCTATTTTTATCCACACTTTTTCCCACAAATTTCTCAGTCCTTTTTGTGTTGAAACATTTACTTCTACTAAATTAATATAGTGATATGTCATTTTTTCTATCTAACAGTGTTACCATTCTATTCATTTGCCTTTTAACTCTTTGATTACTAACTTTCTTTTTTCGAGATACACCGCTTTATCCGATTGTTTAGCCACCTCTTGCGAATGAGTGACGACAATGACACATTTATTTTCTTTATGGGCAAGTTCTTTAAATAACTCGATAATCTCCCAGGAAGTTTCTTGATCAAGGTTCCCAGTAGGTTCATCAGCAATTAATAAATCTACATTACAGGATAATGCACGAGCAATCGCCACCCGCTGCTGTTGACCACCACTAAGCTGTAATACCTTTCTTTTTGCTTCTACTTCTGTCAGCCCTACCTTTTCTAATAACTCAAGTGCTCTTGCTTTTTTGTCTTTCACATCGACTCGTGTAATCTCCATCGCAGTGACTACATTTTGAAGGGCCGTCATATACGTAATCAGATTATATGATTGAAAGATAATCGAGACATGTTGGTTTCGATAGGAATCCAGACCGATCTTCTGTAAATCCTTTCCTTTGTATACGACATTCCCACTACTTGGGATATCTAACCCACTTGCTAAACTAAGGGTCGTTGTTTTTCCTGATCCCGATGGTCCTAAAATGGTATAAAAGTGTCCGGATAGAAACGCAAAGTTTACATTATCTAATATCGTGATTTTTTTATTATTGCTTTGATAATGGTAATTCAGATCTTTGAACTGTAAAATCGTATCCAAGGGTGTTCCTCCTACTCATCTTTTAATAATATTTCTTTTGGTTTCAATCGAAGAATCGATAATGCTGGAATAATGGTTGATAAGATCGCGATTAATAGGCCTAATCCCCCTAATTTCATCACATCTTTGGATGTTACACTTACATCAATATTATTGATAGGATCCACATCTTGATCTAGGTCACTCCCCATAAGCGCGTCGCTTGTAGTCACAAACCCTGATCGTTGTCCAGGATTATTTTCTTGCTCTTCAGAGGCCGTAATTTCTTTCTGTAATAAACTGTCTCCCATTTTTTGAGACACTGCCCCACCTGTAAATATGGAGAGGCTAAAGGCTAAAACAGCAACACATAATACTTCTACTAAAAGTTGTCCTATTAATTTCCCTTTTTTCTCGCCAATCGACAGTAAAATCCCTAATTCCTTCCGTCGTTCTTTTATGGTCAACATAATGATAAGACCTAAGATAATGGACCCTGTAATGGAAACCAGGTAGATGATCCATTTTGAAGTGGCTGCCATGTTCTCAATAGGGCCAACCATTTTCTTATATAATTCATCATGTGCATCTAGTTTAAATAGGTCAAAATCAATGTCTGTTTTCTTTCCCGCTGCTTTAAAAGCATCGATTTGCTCTGGATCATTTAAGTAATAAATGGCTTTATCAATGGGGGTGCCCTTCATATCCTTATTGTCCGAAAATTCTTTTAATGATTCGAGCGAAACATATATTTTGTTAGATGGATCCAAGAATGCTATTGGTGGTTTTGGACCAAATGTCTCGGATGCTTCATAAATCCCGATTATTTCTACCTTTATTGTCGATTTCCCATCGTCTTTTTTGACTTTTACCTTATCACCAACTTTTAGCTTGTTTTCTTCAGCTAACTGTTTTTCGACCAGTGCTACTTTCTTACCTTTGTCTTCTGCTGTTATGCCACGCCCTTTAATGATCTCCTCCGTTCCTTCTGTAAATCCTTGCAATAAATCAGTGGTTCTTGCGCCGACCAATGATATATTGGGCATTTCCCTATCATCTTGGCCTCCAACCATGGCAACCGAGCCTGCATTTTCATCAACCTCAATGGGAGTAAAGCCCTCAGCTAAACCATACACACCTTTTACATAGTTGAAATTTTTTACATAGGGTGATTTAGCTAACTTATCTGCTT
This sequence is a window from Brevibacillus sp. JNUCC-41. Protein-coding genes within it:
- a CDS encoding ABC transporter permease, with the translated sequence MNFIKRAFLSVQARKGKSLILFAVFLVVTNLVLAGFAMQNVTETASDLARKKLGVDVTLGFDPEKFQKKMEKQMEENPNERIKIPEISTEEADKLAKSPYVKNFNYVKGVYGLAEGFTPIEVDENAGSVAMVGGQDDREMPNISLVGARTTDLLQGFTEGTEEIIKGRGITAEDKGKKVALVEKQLAEENKLKVGDKVKVKKDDGKSTIKVEIIGIYEASETFGPKPPIAFLDPSNKIYVSLESLKEFSDNKDMKGTPIDKAIYYLNDPEQIDAFKAAGKKTDIDFDLFKLDAHDELYKKMVGPIENMAATSKWIIYLVSITGSIILGLIIMLTIKERRKELGILLSIGEKKGKLIGQLLVEVLCVAVLAFSLSIFTGGAVSQKMGDSLLQKEITASEEQENNPGQRSGFVTTSDALMGSDLDQDVDPINNIDVSVTSKDVMKLGGLGLLIAILSTIIPALSILRLKPKEILLKDE
- a CDS encoding ABC transporter ATP-binding protein, with product MDTILQFKDLNYHYQSNNKKITILDNVNFAFLSGHFYTILGPSGSGKTTTLSLASGLDIPSSGNVVYKGKDLQKIGLDSYRNQHVSIIFQSYNLITYMTALQNVVTAMEITRVDVKDKKARALELLEKVGLTEVEAKRKVLQLSGGQQQRVAIARALSCNVDLLIADEPTGNLDQETSWEIIELFKELAHKENKCVIVVTHSQEVAKQSDKAVYLEKRKLVIKELKGK
- a CDS encoding sensor histidine kinase yields the protein MKMKRITYKLFLITSLILIAFAGLIYLTLYFFLPTFYEKYKTDQLQTGIVEMIDKSKDLPIQNALPLFDEYAQKNNAMIYLHNNEGIIIYASFLSFIQGTVQSTPNGIFDISEPLRNTNDLSNSFDVTMPIRFQDANLTLVVSATYQPINEATQVLALFLPYISIIVVIIGIGSAYLYSRFITRPLIYINRGAQKMANLDFSEKIEVRSNDEMGELSNSLNDLSLNLQQSMLDLQDANQKLKSDMEKEREVEKKRRDFFAIVAHELKTPLTVMKGHLEGMMYNIGPYKDRDTYLQKNFQTVQDMEQLVREIIGISKLEQHTFKLQLEEVNLAELIDTITKNLGFFASQKDIQMIKQIGSHLSVYTDRFLLEKAFKNIIHNAIMYSPHGEKVYIEATQNSKLHHIQIRVINTGVKINEDDIQHIFKPFYRIEKSRNRNTGGSGLGLFIVKQIFEALFITYSMNNTEQGVEFLVTIPLSIK